The genomic segment CTTAATCCGGGCAATTGGGGGCATTATCTTACTACCTGATTTTACGAAGGATTTGTCAAATTAAACTTTGTTATATATATCGCCTCTTGGACCAATAACAAGAACTATAACTATGTGGCCTTTCTCATTGACTTCATAAACTGCACGGTAGTTACCGATGCGTAGCCGGTAGAGACCTTCAAGCTTACCAGTTAATTGCTTTACACCTGGCAAGAGATAGGGGTCAGCTTTCAATAACTCAATTTTATCAAGTATTCGCGTTGTCGTTTTTTTATCAATTTGGATAAAAATTTAGTAGATCTTTTTGAGAGATGGATTTTATAAGTCGAGCTTTTTTCGAAACTCATCAAAATCCACCCACTCTCCATGGGTAACTTCTTGCTGGGCAGTTTTTATTTCGTTAATTTCGTCTTCAGTAAAGTGCTCCTTGTCGATTGGAATGAGTTTTTCATTAAACAAGGCCTTAAATAATTCAATTTTCTCAGCTGGCGAAAAGGTTTTGATCTGTTCAACAACCTGTTTTACTCGGGAAAGTGCCATTAACATCACCTTTTAGATATGATTTTAACCATGTATCAGGAACAGCATTCTTAATATTTCATCTGTCAGCAAGAATTATAATCATACTTTCAATCAGACTCTATCCAGTTATCGAGTGCCATTTCAAGTATCTGTAATCGCTCCATGAAACATTCACCATAACGCGAGCGAAAAATATGTCCCGTCCTAACAGCCTATATGAAAATAAAACTTTAGGGCTGTTACCAGTGGATCGCTATGCTTACAGTCCCGGTGCCGCTTTTGGATTGGCGACGACTATCATGGGCCGGCAGATTGGCCAGGGCCGTAATGGTGGGGCAAATAAAGATAAAAGTTGATAGGCAATAATCCTTCAATTACATTTTATACCATGTTATTCCAAGAGTAAATAAAAACCCGGGGAGGCAGATCTACGAGCGGCGGTAGACAGGATTAGCTGGGATGGATACGAAGTATGATTATTGAATGGTTGAAAAGGTTAAACTGTCTTAGTATTATTTGTCTGTTATCGATCTTACTGGTATATTAAAACAACTGCTAACTGCCTTTCCTCCCTTATTCCTGCAGGCACGACCAGGTTTCAAACCTGGCACACTTTACCGGTGAGGTGGTTTTTCCATTCCTGAGCCACATCTTGACTCCCCAGATTCAGAGGCAAAACAACGCCCCGGATTTTAGCCCGAGCTAAAAACTCCTCAACTACATCCCAATACAATCCACCCATAGCAAGAATATGGCTCTGCCGCACTTTGGCCGCAGAACGAAAAGTGAAAGAGCATTGAACGTGCTTTCTTAACAGTAAGTAAGTTACTCTCTTCATCCCCAGGTGGCGCCCGCCACCAGCCGACGGACGACACACCTTCCCGGGCCCTGGCTCCTCAATTCTTATTACTCAGGGTGCCATGAAGAATTGCTCCGTAAGCTTCGCCGTCCAGATCCACGTACGGAAAAACATATTTCCCTGGTAATCCTGCCATAGAAGCAATGATTTAATTAATGATACTACCAGCTTAAATAGTAGCCGCTGTGTCTTTACATATGTTATTACCCTCGCTGGTTGGGAGCAAATTTAGGTGCTTTGAAGTTGTGTTATGAAAGGAATTATTTTCTGGAAATCATTTTAGCTATACCTCTCTGAGAATCATTTCTTTCTGTAAGTTTTTTCTTAGAACATTAGTCCCTTTTGGGGTTTGGGTAATTCAATTGCAGTATGACAACAGTCCTATAAACTTAGGATAAAAGTCCTAGGTAGTTGCAGGAAAATCAGTCGATTTGTCGAAGAAACCTAATATATGAAAAATATTACATATTACTCTGTGTTATAGAAAGGTAGATATAAATTGAGAATAACAGAGCACAGACTTAGGGATGAGGATTTGATTAATTACTATAAGCAAAATAAAGAGCACATAAACAAGTTCCTTGCTAAATTTCAAATATCAGAGGATGAAATTGAACAAATAATCCTGGTCTGCAAAACAATCGATGAGATTGAGGTGTAGATTCGAGCCGGAGGAGGTTTTTTAGTGTTAACGCACATAGAAAACGCAATCAAGAAACCGGTTAATAAATACATAAAAACAATTTGTGATGAATTTGAATCGAATAAAATCTTAGGACATGCATTTGTTACTATTTTCGTATTATTCTGGGCGGTACTTTGGTTTTACGCGGGTCTTCAGTATTAGGAGTGATCAAATTGACTCAGTATGAGGAACAGGGGCAGAAGAATGATCAGCAATTGCGAAGAGATATTGCTGAACGGGATCGTAAATTGGTAGAGAGGGCAAGGCAGGCAATGGAAGAAAGAAGGCAGTTATCCTGGTGGGAGCGTCTGTTGGCAAAATAACTAAGAATTTCGACACTATTCACAGGCTGTGGGTAAAGTGTGAATAACTCTGTGGAAACAAAAGTTCAGAAGTATGCGTGGTTTTTTGTTGATTGTTCTGTTCGCGAACTAATTCGTTTTGGGTATTGGGTGGCGATTAGGAAAAAAAAGAAGCCTAGTATCAACTGCCAGGCTTTTCATTGGGATTTTTGGTCTGGTTTTTTATTTCTGAGACACTTTCTTTTTCCAAGATGCGAATGGCTACCTTAACCATGGTTCTAATTGCGCGCCGCACTTTTTCTGGTACTTCTGTTTCCATGGTATAAATATATTAATGGCAGTGGTAAAAGGTGCTATGTACATATAGGCAAAACTCCCTTTGCTTTGCCGGTGGGCATTGTGTATCGCATGTTTAGGTAACGGAGCGACGCTGATAATTCTCCCTCCGGCCCACCGTACTGAGTGATGACATACTTAGCCATGCGGGGGTCAGGCGATGTAACCCGGACGGGTACCTGCAGTTTCTTTTCATACAGCCACATATTAACATTCCTTCCTTAAAATTTTGATTTATACTGACTTAATACTTTATTTCCCACGGCCATGGGCTTTCCACCCAGGTCCAGCTGTCTTGCATAACAGGGGAATAACCGAAATTGACCAGGGGCCCGTATACCTGTTCATATTTGCGGACAGCTTGCATTAAGTCGCGGTGTACATTGTTGTACATTTCCAGCGCCCGCCGGTCTCCCGGGTGCGTATCCAGGAACAAGTTCAAATCCACCGCTACAAAGGATAACTCCTGTATTTTGCGCAGCAATAGGGATTGGCTGCGAGAATCCATTAAAAATCACCTCCAGTTTTAATAGTGATAAGGACGGTACAATTCGGGAAACATGGTACCCACTTCCAAAGCTTTGCCTGGGGGGTAAACCTGCCCGAGTCTTTGAATGGGTACGTACGCCCGTGCCAATTCCATACCCGGTGAGGGTGGACAGTACCCGATCGGCTGACTTTGATCTTGATATGGCACTGCTTGAGTACTCTTAGGCTCAGGTTTTTGATCACTGTTCCTATACATGTAAAACACCTCCGGTTTTTGTATTTATTTGCAATAATATGCAATCTGTGACAGATGCGTTCCATTTCAAGTAAATCCCATGCAAAACGATACCTGGTAATACAGACGTGGGACAGTAGGATAAAAGTCCTTATGTAAATCCACCCACAGTCCGATTTACATAAGGGCTGTTATGTTAGACAATATGGATGTAGAAAAAAAGACAAAATTCGAACTATATTAAGAGTTTATGCTGAAAATGGAACCGAAGCATTAAAGGAAATAGAAAAGCTTGACAGCAAGCAAAAGTAATCAAGGAAAGTTATAAAATATCGAAAAAAGGATTCTCTTAAACAGATTGGAAGACAATACCATATCGCAAATTTCCTTTCCTTCCCCACTTTTTTGTGGGGGATTTTTTTTGCTTTAAATGAGACAGTGGAATAGGTTTACTATCCCATACTTTTGAGGGCAAGCAAGAACCGTCCCCACTTGCTGCGTGATTTTTTTTCTGTTATCTGGGGAAAATATCATGGAACCATATTTAATCGATTGGGAGGTAACTTTAATGTTAAACCCTGGAGAGCGGTCTATACTGGCCTATTTCGGCTCCAGCATGGATGCCGAAAAGGCATCGAAAAAGCTTAAAAATATGGGGTATAAAGATGTGCAGGTGGACCGGGTTTCTAAGTTTGGAGTGAACCATGACGATGAATACAATAATCCCATGATGGGCAGGGCCGAAACAGGCACCGGCCTCACCCTTTATTCTGCCAACACTGATAAGTTCAGTAATTCCGATACCAGGGTGCTAATGGGAGCCGATCCGTCGGTAAGTGGCTTTGCCGGCAATGAAATGGCCGGTGGAGAAGCCTTTCTGGTTACCGTGGTTACTACTGATGCCGGTTTTGACCTGGCAGAAAAGGTACTCAAGCAGCATGGGGCTCAACTATAAGAAAAATAGGTGGTGTTTTTGCATGGATAGGCCTGATAAACTTCCCGCACTGACTGAAAATTTGCGCAAAAATATGGAGAACCCTGTTCTTTCTCCCGAACAGGCGGATTTGTTAGATTCAGGTTATGTAGATAATTTCGACGAAGCCTTAGAACTCCTGGAAAATCAGAGCAAGTAAAGCCAGATTACCTGGACAAACCGTATTTTTAATGGAGATTGCTGGTAAGACTGGAGTAAAAACAATTAGGGTCGTGACTTAAGGGCTAAAACTTAGATAGGGTTACAGGATTAGCAGGATAAAGATCATCCCAAAGCCATGACCCTAAAAAACACAATAAAGCACTACCAAAAATTAAAATAACGTACTCAACAGTTAATTAATCAATCACTTTTGAATAAGAAATGAAAAAGACTAAGTCATATTGTGAAAAACTGCAAACACATTAGACAGGATTACAGGATTCGCAGGATAAGGGATTAAAAGATAGCGTTTAAAAATAGCTAATTGTTATAAGTTTAAGCTTAAAAGAGTTAGCTAAGAGTTAATGTTAATTATTAAAAATATAACAAAATCGCCAAGACAAATTAATGCTAATAAATATTGTATGCAAAGAAAAAATGAAGGAAAACAAGCAAAGATAAAAATCCTGTTGATCCTGTTAATCCTGTCTAAGAAAATACCCCAAAGAAATACCCCAAAATGTTTTCCTATCAAACCCATATGACCCATATACACAAACTAGTAGAAAACTACATTTTCGTAAAAAACTTACACAAAAGAAAAATCCCAAACAAAAAAGACCTCAAAGTACGGCCTTAAATGCTGTGACACCCCGATATGCTTGTGTTTGAAGCTGAATTTGGATAAAATGGTACTACAGTCAATTGGTCCAAGGGAGTGCTTTATTTTGAAACGAGTAGTAAGCGTAAGCCTTGGCTCGTCTAAACGGGATCATCAAGTGGAAACCGAACTTCTGGGGGAAAAATTTGAAATCAGCCGCAGGGGAACAGATGGCGACTTTAAAAAAGCCATGCAGATAATTCAGGAACTGGATGGCTCAATCGATGCCATAGGTTTAGGCGGCATAGATGTTTACGTATATGCCGGCAAAAAGCGCTATGCCTTGTCAGACGGTTTGAAATTAATGCGGACCGCCAAGGTTACTCCGGTGGTGGACGGCAGCGGTCTTAAAAATACACTGGAACGGGAAACTGTTCGCTATTTATTAAAAAATACTAATTATATTAAACCCCATACAAAAGTGCTCATGGTGAGCGGTGTGGATCGTTTCGGCATGGCCCAAGCCTTTTCCGAAGCTGGGTGTGATTTAACACTGGGGGACCTGATGTTTGGCCTGGGTATTCTCCATCCTATAAAATCAGTGCAAAAGCTGGAAAGCGTGGCCAGGAAATTGCTGCCAATAATTTCTCATTTGCCCTTTGGCTTGCTTTATCCTACGGGGAAAAAACAGGATGCCCAAAATGAAGCGAAGGCGAACAAGTTCGCGCGTTTTTATCTGGAATCAGAGATTATTGCTGGTGACTACCATTATATCAAAAAATATCTACCCCCCAAATTGCCGGGCAAACTGGTTATCACCAACACCACTACCATGGATGACGTAAACATGCTGAGGGAGCGGGGTGCGGTAGCGTTGATTACAACGACACCTGTGCTTGACGGACGTTCTTTTGGGACCAATGTCATGGAGGGCGTTCTGGTTGCCCTTGCCGGTAAGCCCTGGGACCAAATTACCGTGGATGAATACGTGGATTTACTGGCCCAGCTTGAATTTGAGCCGCAGATAATAGACTTACAGAAAGATTCAACCATAGGTACGGCATAAAAAATGTAAAAAGGGTACAGGCACCTTTTTTAAAAAATCAAAATAAGGAGCCCTGTCCCCTTTTTTATATGCCTATAGCCTTGTACACCTCATTGTCCACGGCATTATCATACCGCATACCTTTGTCTTTCCTAAATTGTATTACTCCTTTTTCCATACCTCCACCCCATATCCCATCAATGGGACCGTCATAATAACCGTATCTTTGCAACAGCCTTTGGATCTCCATCACGTCGGATCCCCTTTCGTTGTGGCGCATCATTCTGAAATTGGGTGCCCTGTAGGTGAATGGGTTGCCGATAATGATAATGCGGCTGTCTTCTTGCACCCAAGGGTAAATCTCCTCTACATTGATGTTATTCATACGTATACACCCGTGGCTGGCATAACTGCCGATACTGTTAGGTTTGTTGGTGCCGTGCACTCCGTATAAGCCCCAGGGAACTGTAATACCAATCCACCTGGTCCCAAAACCTGTTCCCCAATTCAGTGCCTTTCGCTGTACCTGCCAGTTCCCAATGGGAGTGGGAGTTTTCCTTTTTCCTACGGCCACCGCATATTTGCGGTAAGGCTCGCCGTCATCCAAAACAGTAAGTACTCTGCTCCTAGTATCTATTAACAAATCAACTTTTCCTGCAGGTGGGGGTACTTCATTTTTGGCAGTCATGCTACTTGCGGAATTTGCTACTGTTTCTTGGGTGGTTAGTCCTACCACCCCGTCCGGTGTTAAGCCCTTTGCCCTTTGAAAGCTAATCACCGCTTGTTCGGTTTTGGGGCCAAAAACGCCGTCTATTTTCCCACTGTAAAAATCCATTTGTGCTAACTCTTTCTGCAGCCTCAATACATCACTACCACAGATATTCGGCGTTATCAAAGCTAGGTCCCTGCCTGGGTCGGTAAGTGCTTCGCACGCAGAACACTGAGCAGCGACTGGGGGTAACATTACCGTTAACTGGGCCGAACAAAGGATGACCAGAAAGAGAACGATTTGTGGAAGTTGCTTTTGTATAATACCACCTTCTTCAAGAAAGATATAAAAACAGTCATATCTTACCCTGTTGTCTGCATATATATAAGTAAATGGACAAACCCGGCAGGAGGGATGATATGAGAAAATGTTCCATTGGAATTATTTTGTTGTTGGCTATTTGTTTAGTGGGATGCTCTTCACCCCCGGAGGATTCAAGTAGCAGTGAACAAATAACGGAGGTAAACGGCAGCGGTCTGACCAAACCCCCTGAGATGCCGAGTGATTCTTCTACCGTCGCCGAGCCCGTTACCGGAGAAACCACCACCATAGTGCTTTACTTTACCGGTGGTGACGGTAATCTTGTTCCTGAACAGCGGGAAGTTCCCAAAGTAACAGGAATTGCGCGTAAAACTATGGAGGAGCTGTGCAAAGGACCACAAACTGAAGGTAAGCAACTTACGGTTCCGGCGGGTACTAAGCTTTTGGATATAAATATCAGGGACGGCCTTTGTACCGTGGACTTTTCACAGGAATTGGTTGATAACCACCCTGGTGGATCTTCCGGTGAATTGCTCACTGTTTATTCTATTGTGAATACCCTTACTCAGTTTTCCAGT from the Bacillota bacterium genome contains:
- a CDS encoding type II toxin-antitoxin system RelE/ParE family toxin, which codes for MFIQIDKKTTTRILDKIELLKADPYLLPGVKQLTGKLEGLYRLRIGNYRAVYEVNEKGHIVIVLVIGPRGDIYNKV
- a CDS encoding manganese containing catalase gives rise to the protein MWLYEKKLQVPVRVTSPDPRMAKYVITQYGGPEGELSASLRYLNMRYTMPTGKAKGVLPICT
- a CDS encoding spore coat protein CotJB — encoded protein: MDSRSQSLLLRKIQELSFVAVDLNLFLDTHPGDRRALEMYNNVHRDLMQAVRKYEQVYGPLVNFGYSPVMQDSWTWVESPWPWEIKY
- a CDS encoding spore coat associated protein CotJA is translated as MYRNSDQKPEPKSTQAVPYQDQSQPIGYCPPSPGMELARAYVPIQRLGQVYPPGKALEVGTMFPELYRPYHY
- a CDS encoding quinate 5-dehydrogenase; this encodes MKRVVSVSLGSSKRDHQVETELLGEKFEISRRGTDGDFKKAMQIIQELDGSIDAIGLGGIDVYVYAGKKRYALSDGLKLMRTAKVTPVVDGSGLKNTLERETVRYLLKNTNYIKPHTKVLMVSGVDRFGMAQAFSEAGCDLTLGDLMFGLGILHPIKSVQKLESVARKLLPIISHLPFGLLYPTGKKQDAQNEAKANKFARFYLESEIIAGDYHYIKKYLPPKLPGKLVITNTTTMDDVNMLRERGAVALITTTPVLDGRSFGTNVMEGVLVALAGKPWDQITVDEYVDLLAQLEFEPQIIDLQKDSTIGTA
- a CDS encoding GerMN domain-containing protein — its product is MRKCSIGIILLLAICLVGCSSPPEDSSSSEQITEVNGSGLTKPPEMPSDSSTVAEPVTGETTTIVLYFTGGDGNLVPEQREVPKVTGIARKTMEELCKGPQTEGKQLTVPAGTKLLDINIRDGLCTVDFSQELVDNHPGGSSGELLTVYSIVNTLTQFSSIHQVVFLIEGQQVETLAGHMDLTIPIQRNPDILKG